A DNA window from Undibacterium sp. YM2 contains the following coding sequences:
- a CDS encoding TetR/AcrR family transcriptional regulator, which produces MVTRAKDDQAKLARRVDILQAARRLFMLNPHQLPSASRIAEESGLAKGTVYLYFSTKEEIFLALLEEEFSLLLEEVKNIFADEKQISASVFITRYVNYLEARPEMLRLDAMAHSVLEQNMHEDKLRAFKLSLIQVLVDTGEVLDQALKLPPGRGASLLTRTHAITRGLWQSLDYSPMLQEILKDAVFAPIRPNFKAELRQTLEEYWRGALGF; this is translated from the coding sequence CGTGTCGACATTTTGCAGGCGGCACGCCGCCTGTTCATGCTTAATCCGCACCAACTACCTTCTGCATCGCGCATTGCCGAAGAGTCTGGCCTCGCCAAGGGTACTGTTTATCTGTATTTTTCTACCAAGGAAGAAATTTTCCTGGCATTGCTGGAAGAAGAATTTTCGTTGCTACTGGAAGAAGTGAAAAATATTTTTGCAGATGAGAAGCAGATATCTGCCTCCGTATTTATTACGCGCTACGTCAATTACCTGGAAGCGCGGCCAGAAATGCTTCGTCTGGACGCAATGGCGCACAGTGTACTGGAACAGAATATGCACGAAGACAAATTGCGCGCATTCAAACTGTCGCTCATACAAGTCCTGGTTGATACTGGAGAAGTGCTTGATCAAGCTTTGAAACTACCACCAGGGCGTGGTGCCAGCTTGCTGACGCGTACCCATGCAATCACCAGGGGACTATGGCAATCACTCGACTATTCGCCGATGTTACAAGAGATATTAAAAGACGCTGTGTTTGCCCCTATACGACCAAATTTCAAGGCTGAACTAAGACAAACATTAGAAGAATATTGGAGAGGCGCATTGGGGTTTTGA